A region of Desulfolithobacter dissulfuricans DNA encodes the following proteins:
- a CDS encoding pancreas/duodenum homeobox protein 1: MDTAKLEAIFTEDTLTELFGPERTNDFFEALFGDAEEGAYDIRLSYVGYDPGTNTLRFYLDLHERPGCCLACNLTYGLPEVFSRHPIINIKGLVEEIEKKLAGEARCESWKLGTTVQQSRSLHSIPLEIKLQTA; the protein is encoded by the coding sequence ATGGATACAGCGAAACTGGAGGCTATCTTTACCGAGGATACCCTGACTGAGCTCTTCGGACCCGAACGGACCAATGATTTTTTCGAGGCCCTGTTCGGTGATGCGGAGGAGGGGGCCTATGATATCAGGCTCAGCTACGTGGGCTATGATCCGGGAACCAATACCCTGCGTTTTTACCTGGACCTGCATGAGCGTCCCGGCTGCTGCCTGGCCTGCAACCTGACCTATGGCCTGCCGGAGGTCTTTTCCCGGCATCCGATCATTAATATCAAGGGGCTGGTGGAGGAGATAGAGAAAAAACTGGCCGGAGAGGCACGTTGCGAGAGCTGGAAACTCGGCACCACGGTGCAGCAGAGCCGAAGCCTCCACTCCATTCCCCTGGAGATCAAACTGCAGACAGCCTGA
- a CDS encoding GGDEF domain-containing protein — translation MPEQNMEKFDQTGATQVEELLSELSHYRKQSERLRKVNELYGHIAGILDLTSMIEAYSIWLAQYVPHELIGYHNLTRQRMHMFCSSHGPDRRQVIDIAERLLTSRDTETRGCLLVDNFFAHTWGFSTPDCKSLLVLLRKDNRIGNEEIELINESLTILAEPLKRTLDYEKIFEQARKDALTGLPNRLVFEERIECIMERARRHNHPLTLAALDLDHFKEVNDSMGHLMGDRVLQQVAAVLQKEIRATDLLARMGGDEFLLVLSDTDIESARQLSQRLCRAVAQLQIPAGDHKLGVSIGLMQWEPGMDREEWLDKADDMLYQAKAAGRSRVARA, via the coding sequence ATGCCCGAGCAGAATATGGAAAAATTTGATCAGACCGGAGCGACCCAGGTGGAAGAACTTCTCAGTGAACTGAGCCATTACCGGAAACAGTCGGAAAGACTTCGCAAGGTCAATGAGTTGTATGGACATATCGCCGGAATCCTGGACCTGACCTCCATGATCGAGGCCTACTCCATCTGGCTGGCCCAGTATGTTCCCCACGAGCTGATCGGCTACCATAACCTCACCCGGCAGCGGATGCACATGTTCTGTTCCAGCCATGGCCCGGACCGGCGTCAGGTTATTGACATCGCCGAACGACTCCTGACCTCCCGGGACACTGAGACCCGGGGTTGCCTGCTGGTCGATAACTTTTTTGCCCACACCTGGGGCTTTTCCACCCCGGACTGCAAGAGCCTGCTGGTTCTGCTGCGCAAGGACAACCGCATCGGCAACGAAGAGATCGAGCTGATCAACGAGTCCCTGACCATCCTGGCCGAGCCGTTGAAACGGACCCTGGACTATGAGAAGATATTTGAACAGGCCCGCAAGGATGCCCTGACCGGGCTCCCGAACCGGCTGGTTTTCGAGGAACGAATTGAGTGCATCATGGAGAGGGCCCGCCGTCACAACCATCCCCTGACCCTGGCGGCCCTGGACCTGGACCATTTCAAGGAAGTCAACGACTCCATGGGCCATCTCATGGGGGACCGGGTCCTGCAGCAGGTGGCCGCGGTTCTGCAAAAAGAGATCCGCGCCACCGACCTGCTGGCCCGCATGGGGGGAGATGAATTCCTCCTGGTGCTCTCGGATACGGATATCGAATCGGCCAGGCAGCTGAGCCAGCGCCTCTGCCGGGCGGTGGCCCAGCTGCAGATCCCTGCCGGTGACCACAAACTCGGGGTCAGTATCGGCCTCATGCAGTGGGAGCCTGGCATGGACCGCGAAGAATGGCTGGACAAGGCCGACGACATGCTCTACCAGGCCAAGGCGGCCGGTCGTTCCCGGGTGGCCCGGGCCTGA